Proteins from a single region of Cytophagaceae bacterium:
- a CDS encoding S41 family peptidase encodes MNQNSDKKTASIPLIISVSVALGIFLGATIFGKKTFNSQTFSSGKIFNEVLLNIQKSYVDEVDIDSLSQFGITKMLEKLDPHTAYLPPQEAELASSDLHDGFDGIGVEFNIFNDSLYVVTALSGGPSEAVGIKTGDIILQADTMNLSGKKLNNNLVFKSLRGPRNSIVKLKIKRKGFGKPLFFNVKRDKIPTFSIDAAYLMADKKTGYIKINRFAETTYDEFVTHLKNLKSAGMQQLMIDLRDNPGGYMDKATDIVDELVGGNGVIVYTKGKDKANNYEVKAEKDGIFEKGKIVVLVDEGSASASEIVSGSLQDYDRATIVGRRTFGKGLVQAPIKLSDGSELRLTISRYYIPSGRSIQKPYTLGHGEEYMEDMHKRFSQKELFVKDSIKFNQKLKFKTKGGRTVYGGGGITPDVFVPQDTSYYTPYLVELFAQNIFREFSMKYTQEHQNELKAMGFQKYLSSYNLDEKVLAGLKLTAQQKGIKFSEKDFALSKDYIKLYTKALIARNIWKRNEKEGLTNEFYQVFNQDDPMIRKGLASF; translated from the coding sequence ATGAATCAAAATAGCGACAAAAAAACTGCTTCTATCCCTTTAATAATTTCCGTTTCGGTAGCTTTAGGGATTTTTCTGGGAGCTACGATTTTCGGAAAAAAGACTTTCAATTCTCAAACATTTTCGTCTGGTAAAATTTTTAATGAAGTATTATTAAATATTCAAAAAAGTTATGTTGACGAAGTGGATATAGATTCCCTTTCTCAATTTGGTATTACTAAAATGCTTGAAAAGTTGGATCCACATACTGCCTATTTACCTCCACAGGAGGCTGAATTAGCTAGTTCTGACCTTCATGATGGTTTTGATGGAATTGGAGTAGAGTTTAATATTTTCAATGATTCACTTTACGTGGTCACTGCCCTTAGTGGAGGACCATCTGAAGCCGTAGGTATAAAAACAGGAGATATTATTCTTCAGGCCGATACGATGAATCTTTCCGGGAAAAAACTCAATAATAATTTAGTATTCAAAAGTCTCCGTGGACCCCGAAACTCTATTGTAAAACTTAAAATAAAAAGGAAGGGATTCGGAAAACCGCTATTTTTCAATGTAAAAAGAGATAAGATTCCGACATTCAGCATCGATGCAGCTTATCTGATGGCCGACAAAAAGACGGGCTATATCAAAATTAATCGTTTTGCAGAAACCACCTATGATGAGTTTGTAACTCACCTCAAAAACCTCAAATCTGCCGGAATGCAGCAGCTGATGATTGACCTGAGAGATAACCCTGGCGGTTATATGGACAAAGCAACTGACATTGTGGATGAGTTGGTCGGTGGAAATGGTGTCATCGTATATACCAAAGGAAAAGATAAAGCCAATAACTATGAAGTTAAAGCAGAAAAAGACGGGATTTTTGAAAAAGGTAAAATTGTAGTATTGGTTGACGAAGGCAGTGCCTCTGCTTCAGAGATTGTAAGTGGCTCATTGCAGGACTATGATAGAGCCACTATTGTAGGAAGAAGAACTTTCGGAAAAGGACTCGTACAGGCACCTATCAAACTTTCTGATGGCTCAGAACTACGCCTGACGATTTCGAGATATTACATACCCAGTGGCAGAAGTATCCAGAAACCCTACACGTTGGGTCATGGTGAAGAATACATGGAAGACATGCACAAAAGGTTCAGTCAAAAAGAATTGTTTGTAAAAGATAGCATTAAGTTTAATCAGAAACTGAAATTCAAAACAAAAGGTGGTCGCACCGTGTATGGAGGTGGTGGAATCACTCCAGACGTTTTTGTACCTCAGGACACGAGTTATTATACGCCATACCTTGTTGAACTTTTTGCCCAGAATATTTTCAGGGAGTTTTCTATGAAATATACGCAAGAGCATCAAAATGAGCTTAAAGCTATGGGCTTCCAAAAGTACCTTTCTTCATATAATCTGGACGAAAAAGTATTGGCCGGCCTGAAATTAACGGCTCAACAAAAAGGAATAAAATTCTCAGAAAAAGATTTTGCTTTATCTAAAGATTACATAAAACTTTATACCAAAGCTCTGATTGCCAGGAACATCTGGAAACGAAATGAAAAAGAAGGCCTTACCAATGAGTTTTATCAGGTCTTCAATCAAGATGACCCTATGATCAGAAAAGGCCTCGCAAGTTTCTAA
- a CDS encoding pyridoxamine 5'-phosphate oxidase family protein — protein sequence MIKQTPKTTPSRSAKRASYDEATINSILDEAMFCTISYSVDNQPFSIPTAFVRKEDKLYIHGSVGSHFLREIEKGIPLCISVMLVDDLVVAKSAFHHSVNYRSVIIFSKAERINDFDTKWDFFKELTEKIVPSSWEYLRPMKAGEVNKTMLLSFDISEASAKIRQGMPIDDDEDLSLPIWSGLIPVPPKRLTPIADEFSKDIPLPDHLKNHA from the coding sequence ATGATAAAGCAAACTCCCAAAACCACCCCCAGTCGCTCGGCAAAAAGAGCCTCATATGACGAAGCCACAATTAATTCCATATTGGATGAGGCCATGTTCTGTACAATCAGCTATTCGGTTGACAACCAGCCGTTTTCGATTCCAACGGCTTTTGTCAGAAAAGAGGATAAACTATACATCCACGGCTCAGTCGGAAGTCATTTTTTAAGAGAAATAGAAAAAGGGATTCCGCTGTGTATTTCGGTCATGCTTGTAGATGATCTGGTAGTGGCCAAGTCGGCATTTCATCATTCAGTCAATTATCGTTCTGTGATAATTTTCTCAAAAGCTGAAAGAATCAATGATTTTGATACCAAATGGGATTTTTTCAAAGAATTGACCGAAAAAATTGTACCCAGCAGCTGGGAATATCTACGCCCTATGAAAGCCGGTGAAGTTAACAAAACTATGCTTTTGAGTTTTGATATTTCGGAAGCTTCGGCCAAAATCAGACAAGGAATGCCCATCGATGATGATGAAGATCTTAGCCTTCCGATTTGGTCAGGATTAATTCCCGTTCCACCCAAAAGACTGACGCCTATCGCCGATGAATTCAGCAAAGATATTCCGTTGCCCGATCATTTAAAAAATCACGCCTAA
- a CDS encoding GNAT family N-acetyltransferase: MILLEKNKYFLCEKALESVQINHFFAMSVIRNHVNGQVFVNHADNPEVFYVKHPYGMSLLFGKTDDENFNNWLKKYISGEKTNHEYLQASPDSWDEIFQVWFSNIWSETENKQKIWLQTRANFEFLPNEFHKYFPETGNREIVKIDKEIFESFEGSVVPNVFWNNAEDFLQKGLGFCLKVKGKPASIAFSSFVHEPYFEIGIETAEEFRGNGLAKIVCSELIDFLQNNRFIPVWSCRKGNSQSYYLAQKLGFKPSFEIPYYIL, encoded by the coding sequence ATGATTCTACTGGAAAAAAATAAATACTTTCTCTGCGAAAAAGCTCTGGAATCAGTTCAGATAAATCATTTTTTTGCAATGTCAGTTATCAGGAATCATGTAAATGGGCAGGTTTTTGTAAACCATGCCGATAATCCTGAGGTTTTTTATGTGAAACATCCTTATGGAATGTCTCTATTGTTTGGAAAAACGGATGATGAAAACTTTAATAATTGGCTTAAGAAATATATTTCGGGCGAAAAAACCAATCATGAATATTTGCAGGCTAGCCCAGATTCATGGGACGAAATATTCCAGGTTTGGTTTTCAAATATTTGGTCAGAAACCGAAAATAAACAAAAAATCTGGCTTCAAACCCGTGCAAATTTTGAGTTCTTGCCCAATGAATTCCATAAATATTTCCCTGAAACGGGAAACCGCGAAATTGTAAAAATTGATAAAGAAATATTCGAAAGTTTCGAAGGCTCTGTGGTTCCCAATGTTTTTTGGAATAATGCTGAAGATTTTTTGCAAAAGGGCCTAGGTTTTTGTCTGAAAGTCAAGGGCAAGCCGGCTTCCATTGCTTTTTCATCTTTTGTCCATGAGCCCTATTTTGAGATTGGCATCGAAACGGCTGAAGAATTCAGGGGAAATGGGCTGGCAAAAATCGTGTGTTCAGAGTTAATTGATTTCTTGCAAAATAACCGGTTTATTCCCGTTTGGTCATGTAGAAAAGGCAACTCTCAGTCTTATTATTTGGCACAAAAACTTGGTTTTAAACCCTCATTTGAAATACCTTATTACATATTATGA
- a CDS encoding GNAT family N-acetyltransferase codes for MEIKIARSEQDYLKCLEVLKHLRPHLSAEILLNLITEMEKESYTLIYAEEKGKVTSACGFRYLTTLFEGRFIYIDDLTTAPEFRGKGYAGALFDFVVEKAKSEGLNAVHLDSGHQRYDAHRLYLNKKMKIVYHHFRLGLKE; via the coding sequence ATGGAAATAAAAATTGCCCGCTCCGAACAAGACTACCTCAAGTGTTTGGAAGTTTTGAAACATCTGCGTCCTCATCTATCTGCCGAAATTCTTTTGAACCTTATTACCGAGATGGAAAAAGAGTCTTACACACTCATTTACGCAGAAGAAAAAGGTAAAGTGACCTCAGCTTGTGGGTTTCGTTATTTGACCACACTATTTGAGGGTCGGTTTATTTACATTGATGACCTGACCACCGCTCCCGAATTCCGGGGGAAGGGTTATGCCGGAGCTTTGTTTGACTTTGTAGTCGAAAAAGCAAAATCCGAGGGTCTCAATGCGGTTCATCTCGATTCGGGGCATCAACGATATGATGCTCACAGGTTGTATCTCAACAAAAAAATGAAAATCGTTTATCATCATTTCAGATTAGGCCTAAAAGAATGA
- a CDS encoding glucosamine-6-phosphate deaminase codes for MQTEIFENSEDLAIALAGHIMGILKEKPNATMVLTSGNTPIAAYRHIAKTASKDLFKHATIIGLDEWVGVSGESEGSCKYIVEENLLKPLGIPASQYTFFDSMTTDLQAECERVDELIFSKGGLDFILVGLGVNGHIGLNEPGSSFDSYCQVTDLEEITITIGQKYFNSATPLTQGITVGLKHLLEAKEAMVIATGKAKSDIVRQMSTEPVSEMLPATVLRKHFNGKLWIDKAAAKGLE; via the coding sequence ATGCAAACCGAAATTTTTGAAAATTCTGAGGATCTGGCCATTGCGTTGGCCGGGCATATTATGGGTATTTTGAAAGAAAAACCCAATGCCACCATGGTCTTGACTTCAGGAAATACGCCAATAGCTGCTTACCGGCATATTGCCAAAACGGCCTCGAAAGATCTTTTTAAACATGCGACCATCATTGGTTTGGACGAATGGGTAGGTGTATCAGGCGAAAGCGAAGGGAGTTGTAAATATATTGTAGAGGAAAATTTATTGAAACCACTGGGAATTCCTGCCTCTCAATATACTTTTTTTGACTCCATGACCACAGACCTTCAGGCTGAATGTGAAAGGGTGGACGAGCTGATTTTTTCAAAAGGTGGGCTGGATTTTATTTTAGTAGGATTGGGAGTTAACGGCCACATTGGCCTCAATGAGCCGGGCTCATCTTTTGATTCTTATTGTCAGGTGACAGATCTGGAAGAAATAACGATAACTATCGGCCAAAAATACTTCAATTCGGCCACACCACTTACGCAGGGAATCACAGTGGGATTAAAGCATCTTCTGGAAGCAAAAGAAGCCATGGTTATTGCCACCGGCAAAGCCAAATCGGACATTGTAAGACAAATGAGTACAGAACCGGTATCTGAAATGCTGCCGGCAACGGTTCTGAGAAAGCATTTCAATGGAAAACTGTGGATTGATAAAGCAGCAGCAAAAGGCCTGGAATGA
- the arfB gene encoding aminoacyl-tRNA hydrolase, translating to MKPEEVKNIDFWSELVVNTSRSSGAGGQNVNKVETKVELRFSISESKFLNEEEKVVCRLKLKNHINLEDEIIVTSQESRSQLKNKELAYKKFLGLLEKAFQKNKPRKPTKPSQEKILERLKAKKIAGEKKQNRGKVDF from the coding sequence ATGAAACCTGAAGAAGTAAAAAATATTGATTTTTGGTCGGAATTAGTGGTAAATACCTCCAGGAGTTCTGGTGCAGGAGGACAGAATGTCAACAAGGTCGAAACCAAAGTGGAGTTGAGATTTAGTATTTCTGAGTCAAAATTTTTGAATGAAGAAGAAAAAGTAGTTTGTAGGCTAAAATTAAAAAATCATATAAACCTGGAAGATGAAATTATAGTTACCTCACAGGAATCCCGCTCGCAACTAAAAAACAAAGAACTGGCCTATAAAAAGTTTTTGGGACTTTTGGAAAAAGCTTTTCAAAAAAACAAACCCAGAAAACCCACAAAACCAAGTCAGGAAAAAATTCTGGAAAGATTAAAAGCCAAGAAAATAGCCGGTGAAAAAAAACAAAATCGGGGCAAAGTGGATTTTTAA
- a CDS encoding amidohydrolase family protein, which translates to MKKTLLILSLACSSVFAQKTYIQCGNLIDTRSQKVLKEMTVVVEGNKIVEVKSGFQKGSSTDVVVDLKKKFVLPGLIDMHVHLESQTAKDQFQKRIQYSEADVAFEAQKYANITLMAGFTTVRDLGGSGVNISLRGAINRGSVVGPRVFTSGKTIATTGGHGDPSNGIGPNYMLSNENRMDGVINSADEARQAIRQRYQDGADWIKITATGGVLSIAKNGKGPQFQDDELNALMATAKDYSFGVAAHAHGAEGIKRAIRAGVITIEHGSFLDDECIALFKEKGAYLVPTIIAGKTVADSAKIPGYYHPFVVKKAIETGAMIQDAFARAYKAGVKICFGTDAGVFPHGYNAKEFLYMTEAGMPIMEALNAATITNAKVLGMENELGAIEAGKLADIIAIDEDPQKNVLSLMNVTFVMKDGKVYKSK; encoded by the coding sequence ATGAAAAAAACTCTCCTTATCCTGAGCCTGGCCTGTAGCAGTGTATTTGCCCAGAAAACATACATCCAATGTGGAAATCTGATTGACACACGGTCACAAAAAGTGCTGAAAGAAATGACTGTGGTAGTTGAAGGAAACAAAATAGTAGAAGTCAAAAGTGGCTTTCAGAAAGGCTCTTCCACAGATGTGGTCGTTGATCTGAAAAAGAAATTTGTTCTACCCGGTCTCATTGATATGCATGTGCATCTGGAAAGCCAAACCGCCAAAGATCAGTTTCAGAAAAGAATTCAATATTCTGAAGCCGATGTGGCTTTTGAAGCCCAAAAATATGCCAATATCACTTTGATGGCTGGTTTTACTACCGTTCGTGATTTGGGTGGAAGCGGCGTAAACATATCTCTTCGGGGGGCTATCAATCGGGGTTCGGTTGTTGGTCCAAGAGTATTTACTTCAGGGAAAACCATTGCTACCACCGGAGGCCACGGTGACCCATCAAATGGAATTGGCCCCAATTATATGCTTTCCAATGAAAACCGAATGGATGGGGTTATAAACTCTGCTGACGAGGCTCGCCAGGCAATCAGACAAAGGTATCAGGACGGAGCCGACTGGATTAAAATAACTGCAACCGGAGGAGTGCTGAGTATTGCCAAAAACGGAAAAGGCCCACAGTTTCAGGATGATGAACTCAATGCCCTTATGGCAACGGCCAAAGATTACAGCTTCGGTGTAGCAGCACATGCTCATGGTGCCGAGGGGATAAAAAGAGCAATCAGGGCAGGCGTAATAACTATTGAACATGGATCTTTTTTGGACGACGAATGTATTGCTTTATTCAAAGAAAAAGGAGCTTATCTGGTACCAACGATTATTGCCGGGAAAACTGTTGCCGATTCAGCAAAAATACCCGGATATTATCATCCATTTGTAGTGAAAAAAGCCATTGAAACCGGTGCAATGATTCAGGATGCTTTTGCGAGAGCTTACAAAGCCGGTGTGAAAATTTGTTTCGGTACCGATGCCGGGGTATTTCCTCATGGGTATAATGCCAAGGAGTTTTTATACATGACAGAAGCCGGAATGCCAATTATGGAAGCTCTGAATGCTGCCACTATAACCAACGCCAAAGTGTTAGGCATGGAGAACGAACTGGGAGCCATTGAAGCCGGAAAACTGGCCGATATCATTGCAATTGATGAAGACCCTCAGAAAAATGTACTTTCGCTTATGAATGTAACTTTTGTAATGAAAGACGGAAAAGTTTACAAATCGAAATAA
- a CDS encoding FAD-dependent oxidoreductase produces the protein MNRIVIIGGLSAGPSAAAKARREDEFAEILMFEKTADISYATCGIPYALSKHIKTREKLLVTDVELLRKRFKIDVHLNEEVTDIDVENQKVITPQGEYPYTKLVFATGAKSFVPPIENLNDADNWSTCRSLGDYDHIMQHALSDEAEHITVMGAGLIGVEVAENLSLAGKKVTIIEGGATVLPMWTPKFSAMAQNVLEDKGIHVIKNTFVKKVNVENGKVKSIDLGNGTYLNTDYVIMSVGIKPNTDLLITKGAKAIPNGALVVNEHFETSLPNIYAAGDNASILNLQTHQHDYLPLGTHSNKGGRAAGFNAVGGNETLSGGYKTAIVQLFDHTMGRTGLGPRDLEKSGTAYRKSLIVANSTPSYFPNPKDIIVETYYDANDLTLLGAEVFGQVGVDKRVDVLSTAIFAKLKVTDLPQLDLAYAPPYSPAKDAVVVNGYTATNAINHGCSPISVEELHDMISNGVDMEILDIRNPGERANGKFIEGSVNIPLDELRENLEKVERNKPVIVHCARGLRGYIAAKILSQHGFTNIKNLAGGYKVWGEYERQYPIQYNIESEMI, from the coding sequence ATGAACAGAATTGTAATAATAGGCGGGTTATCTGCCGGTCCATCGGCTGCAGCCAAAGCCAGAAGAGAAGACGAATTTGCCGAAATATTGATGTTTGAGAAAACCGCAGATATCTCCTACGCTACCTGCGGTATTCCTTATGCCCTTTCAAAACATATCAAAACCCGCGAAAAACTGCTGGTAACGGATGTGGAATTGCTCAGGAAAAGATTTAAGATTGACGTTCACCTCAACGAAGAAGTGACCGACATTGATGTAGAAAATCAGAAAGTAATAACCCCGCAAGGTGAATATCCTTACACAAAGCTTGTTTTTGCCACCGGAGCGAAATCTTTTGTACCTCCTATCGAGAACCTTAACGATGCCGACAACTGGTCAACATGCCGTAGCCTTGGTGATTATGACCATATTATGCAGCATGCACTATCCGATGAAGCCGAACATATCACAGTGATGGGTGCCGGACTAATTGGTGTGGAAGTGGCCGAAAACCTTTCATTAGCGGGTAAAAAAGTTACGATAATCGAAGGTGGAGCTACTGTTTTGCCGATGTGGACCCCAAAATTCTCGGCAATGGCCCAAAACGTGCTGGAAGACAAGGGAATTCACGTTATCAAAAACACTTTTGTAAAAAAAGTAAATGTAGAAAACGGAAAAGTTAAAAGCATAGACCTTGGCAATGGTACATATCTGAATACTGATTATGTAATTATGTCGGTTGGAATCAAACCTAACACCGATTTATTAATTACTAAGGGAGCCAAAGCTATACCCAACGGAGCTTTAGTGGTAAATGAACATTTTGAGACTTCTTTGCCTAATATTTATGCTGCCGGTGACAATGCTTCAATTTTGAATCTACAAACACATCAACATGATTATTTGCCTTTAGGGACTCACTCCAATAAGGGTGGCCGTGCTGCAGGATTTAATGCAGTAGGAGGCAATGAAACTTTAAGTGGTGGATATAAAACCGCTATCGTACAGCTTTTTGATCATACTATGGGTCGTACAGGATTGGGACCAAGAGATTTGGAAAAAAGCGGAACAGCCTACAGAAAGTCTTTAATTGTTGCCAATAGCACCCCAAGTTATTTTCCTAATCCGAAGGATATAATAGTAGAGACTTATTACGATGCCAATGACCTAACTCTTCTGGGAGCAGAAGTATTTGGGCAGGTGGGAGTTGATAAAAGAGTGGATGTATTGAGTACAGCGATTTTTGCGAAATTAAAAGTTACAGACCTTCCGCAGCTTGATTTGGCTTATGCACCACCTTACTCTCCTGCAAAGGATGCGGTGGTAGTAAATGGATACACAGCCACTAATGCAATAAACCATGGTTGTTCACCTATTTCTGTTGAAGAACTGCATGATATGATTTCCAATGGGGTAGATATGGAGATTCTGGATATAAGAAATCCAGGCGAGAGAGCTAATGGAAAGTTTATTGAAGGTTCGGTTAATATTCCTTTAGATGAATTGAGGGAAAATCTGGAAAAAGTGGAAAGAAACAAACCAGTGATAGTTCATTGTGCCAGAGGTTTGAGAGGATATATTGCTGCAAAAATACTTTCACAGCATGGTTTTACCAATATCAAAAATCTGGCGGGCGGATATAAAGTATGGGGCGAATACGAACGACAGTATCCGATACAATACAATATCGAAAGCGAAATGATTTAA
- a CDS encoding sugar phosphate isomerase/epimerase: protein MKKTALFLLLLLSFSGTNLFAQKKLYTFPLGVQAYTFRNHFPKGTEHTLDIIQNMGFTELEGGPQKGQTPEEFKKMCNDRGISIPSTGCGFEELRDNPQAVADKAKALGAKYVMCAWIPHKGNDFTLEDTKNAVEVFNKGGKVLADNGLIFCYHDHGYEFRPHEKGTYMDYIIQNTDPKYVSFEMDVLWTIHGGGAANPQELLKRYGNRWKLMHVKDLRKGVVGDKSGHEPAENDVVLGTGQADWKKIFKLSKKIGIQHYFIEDESNKELENVPKSIEYLKSL, encoded by the coding sequence ATGAAAAAAACAGCTCTATTTTTATTGCTATTATTGTCTTTTTCGGGAACAAACCTTTTTGCCCAAAAGAAATTATATACTTTTCCGCTAGGTGTACAGGCTTATACATTTCGTAATCATTTCCCCAAAGGCACCGAACACACCCTCGATATCATCCAGAATATGGGCTTTACTGAGCTGGAAGGCGGCCCACAAAAAGGTCAAACGCCCGAAGAATTTAAGAAAATGTGCAATGATCGCGGTATCAGCATCCCATCGACAGGTTGCGGTTTTGAAGAGTTGCGTGACAACCCACAGGCAGTGGCCGACAAAGCCAAAGCATTGGGAGCCAAATATGTAATGTGTGCCTGGATACCTCACAAAGGCAACGATTTCACACTGGAAGACACCAAAAATGCCGTGGAGGTATTTAACAAAGGTGGCAAAGTGCTGGCTGACAATGGCCTCATTTTCTGCTATCATGACCATGGCTACGAGTTTAGGCCTCACGAAAAAGGCACATACATGGATTACATCATCCAAAACACCGACCCCAAATACGTTTCGTTTGAAATGGACGTACTCTGGACCATCCATGGTGGAGGAGCAGCCAACCCGCAGGAATTGTTAAAACGCTACGGCAACCGCTGGAAACTGATGCACGTTAAAGACCTCAGAAAAGGAGTTGTCGGAGATAAATCTGGCCACGAACCTGCTGAAAACGATGTGGTTTTGGGTACAGGACAAGCAGACTGGAAGAAAATATTTAAACTTTCTAAAAAAATAGGAATACAGCACTATTTCATCGAAGACGAAAGCAATAAGGAACTTGAAAATGTGCCCAAAAGCATTGAGTATTTGAAGAGTTTGTAA